Proteins from a genomic interval of Methanoplanus endosymbiosus:
- a CDS encoding ABC transporter permease gives MNSKTLKIAGHEFKKTVIRKGFIFGTFVLPLLIVLVFGLVFSQMPAIEEGFSDSGDLGFIDNSGVIFPSGKFIQYDSRSSASQAVAAGDISEYFVVPQDYIESGNITVYSENSPLSSGNSIGDIEEFLRGNIVEISVNDPVNSGRIISPVSNAGYVTIGSEGEEKESKSAGMILITFCLSFMLVFSILTSSGYLMQGIGEEKESRSGELILSSVSADQLLRGKVLGYGGVGFLQMGVWLAMAGAVILLIPVPGLFEDLSLSWMFILTLVYFVLGYFLYSVSISCTASIASTSAEAQQTSMIFTMFAVIPLIMLQFIMAVPDSPLAVILSYFPYTSPFIMMFRIALGDVPAFEIFLSLAVLAVSIMIAVKLSAKIFRAGMLMYGKKPSLREILKYLKN, from the coding sequence ATGAACAGTAAAACCTTAAAGATAGCGGGGCATGAATTTAAAAAAACCGTCATAAGAAAGGGTTTTATCTTTGGGACATTTGTTCTGCCTCTGCTAATCGTTTTAGTATTTGGTCTGGTATTTTCCCAGATGCCTGCAATAGAAGAGGGATTTTCTGACTCCGGAGATCTCGGTTTTATTGATAATTCCGGAGTTATTTTCCCTTCCGGAAAATTCATTCAGTATGATTCCCGGAGTTCTGCCTCGCAGGCAGTTGCAGCGGGTGATATTTCCGAGTATTTCGTTGTCCCGCAGGATTATATTGAATCCGGAAATATAACTGTTTACTCTGAAAACAGTCCCTTAAGCTCCGGAAATTCAATAGGTGATATTGAGGAGTTTCTCAGGGGCAATATCGTTGAAATTTCTGTCAATGATCCGGTAAATTCCGGAAGAATCATATCTCCGGTATCAAACGCCGGATATGTCACAATCGGCAGTGAAGGTGAAGAGAAGGAGAGTAAATCCGCGGGTATGATCTTAATTACATTCTGCCTCTCATTTATGCTTGTATTCAGCATTCTTACCTCATCAGGCTATCTTATGCAGGGGATCGGTGAGGAGAAGGAGAGCAGAAGCGGTGAACTTATTCTCTCATCTGTATCTGCCGATCAGCTGCTCAGGGGTAAGGTGCTGGGATACGGCGGTGTCGGATTTTTGCAGATGGGCGTCTGGCTTGCAATGGCAGGAGCTGTGATATTATTAATTCCTGTACCCGGACTTTTTGAAGATCTCTCCCTCTCATGGATGTTTATTCTGACGCTTGTATATTTTGTCCTGGGATACTTCCTCTATTCGGTTTCGATATCATGCACCGCCTCAATTGCCTCAACGTCAGCCGAGGCTCAGCAGACCTCTATGATATTTACCATGTTTGCAGTCATTCCCCTGATTATGCTCCAGTTTATTATGGCAGTGCCCGATTCTCCTCTTGCAGTTATTCTGTCATACTTCCCCTACACATCTCCATTTATTATGATGTTTAGAATTGCACTCGGAGATGTTCCGGCCTTTGAGATTTTCCTGAGCCTTGCAGTTCTTGCAGTCTCAATTATGATTGCTGTGAAGCTCTCTGCAAAGATCTTCCGTGCCGGAATGCTGATGTATGGTAAAAAGCCGTCTCTTAGGGAGATCCTGAAATATCTGAAGAACTGA
- a CDS encoding HEAT repeat domain-containing protein → MSDKIMDNQHQINFPVPERHYSTVLHRRNPHAQSEDAIIFLSSILNRYEENLRASGTLPALSSGVTDQLFKMTDAMPVSDRLLISMALVNFGNPSSTALFINSLHHENSIVRYISAESLAKICDPRSIDQLFTLYNDESVSVRLAADKALIKML, encoded by the coding sequence ATGTCAGACAAGATTATGGATAATCAACATCAGATTAATTTTCCAGTGCCTGAGAGACATTACAGTACAGTCCTTCACAGAAGAAATCCTCATGCACAGAGTGAAGATGCCATTATATTTCTCAGCAGCATTTTAAACCGCTACGAAGAGAATCTGAGGGCATCAGGTACACTGCCGGCTCTCTCATCCGGAGTTACAGATCAGTTATTTAAGATGACTGATGCAATGCCGGTCAGTGACCGTTTACTCATTTCAATGGCACTTGTAAATTTTGGAAATCCATCATCGACAGCTCTCTTTATAAATTCTCTACACCATGAAAATAGCATAGTCCGGTACATCTCTGCCGAAAGTCTGGCAAAAATCTGTGATCCGAGATCCATCGATCAACTCTTCACCCTTTACAATGATGAATCCGTGTCTGTACGTCTTGCAGCTGATAAAGCCCTTATTAAGATGCTCTAA
- a CDS encoding response regulator, translating to MSIKKEISILYVDDESILHKTFKPTMEMLTGFKVDSAHSGMQALDMTENTSYDTIISDYDMPGMNGLELLKIIRGRGDDIPYIIFTGKSSEEVVIEALNSGVDFYLLKDAEIDSICSELKRKIPPLVEERIIKITQSDKRQAMQDMIEHSPDSAYLLNADKKIITVNKGGRNFINSFSDSLKPDITGMSFYDILPHQIAEIKNNLIDKTAEEGEETIFYEEYMGKRYKNYITPHYNSRGDLQYISYFQRLLRKGEKKEGDASHSVSLEMKLKHYKDNLAAIQFPLIADIAATIIFALADGPKNMGELCEINNSSTPNITSRLKALKEKNIVNKNNNEYRLTVPGSIIADKIKGFIISINRECHKLSSEQEERDYSEEDISFFIRNKSDAQAIIRSTIQTTILLALYEEMKSRYLLREITGSSSVALSPKIAWLKEKGLIDEKDHEYCLTKKGRIVAVHLEEYILTSAVIYRNEDFWAGHSLDWMPDFAKDTLYELIHAEVHYNSPDEIISNEELNSSHLLEPKYLHGVSDYSLHSLPSISFPRICRHHNCEFVISEDEAEERPELREHIRDIDERLTSFVKIHISKFPHTFSIIVTEKYFEMKLMTDNCKFFDSIEYLVSTSPEACMWGERLFQYYKNASVPYIINTENSSE from the coding sequence ATGAGTATAAAAAAAGAGATCAGCATTCTCTATGTGGATGATGAAAGCATACTGCATAAAACATTTAAACCCACAATGGAGATGCTCACCGGTTTTAAGGTAGATTCTGCACATTCAGGCATGCAGGCACTCGATATGACTGAGAATACCTCCTATGACACAATCATATCTGATTATGACATGCCCGGAATGAATGGACTGGAGCTGCTCAAAATTATCAGAGGCAGGGGAGATGACATCCCATATATCATATTCACCGGAAAAAGCAGTGAAGAGGTAGTAATTGAAGCCTTAAATTCCGGAGTTGATTTTTATCTGTTAAAGGATGCTGAGATAGACAGTATATGTTCTGAACTTAAAAGAAAAATACCACCCCTTGTAGAAGAGAGAATAATTAAAATTACACAGTCGGATAAGAGACAGGCAATGCAGGATATGATAGAACATTCCCCTGATTCAGCATACCTCCTTAATGCTGACAAAAAAATAATTACTGTCAACAAAGGGGGCAGAAATTTTATTAATTCTTTTTCAGACAGTTTAAAGCCCGACATTACAGGGATGTCATTCTATGATATTCTTCCCCATCAGATTGCGGAAATAAAAAATAATTTAATAGATAAAACCGCCGAAGAAGGAGAGGAGACAATCTTTTATGAGGAATATATGGGAAAGCGCTATAAGAATTATATCACGCCGCATTATAACAGTCGGGGAGATCTTCAGTATATATCATACTTCCAGAGATTACTCAGGAAAGGGGAGAAGAAAGAGGGCGATGCCAGCCATTCAGTATCACTTGAGATGAAACTTAAGCACTATAAAGATAACCTTGCTGCAATTCAGTTCCCACTTATAGCAGATATAGCCGCCACAATTATATTTGCCCTCGCAGACGGCCCAAAAAACATGGGGGAATTATGCGAAATTAACAATTCAAGCACCCCGAATATCACTTCAAGGCTTAAAGCTCTTAAAGAAAAAAATATTGTCAATAAAAATAACAATGAGTACAGGCTCACTGTCCCCGGATCTATAATCGCAGACAAAATAAAAGGATTTATAATTTCAATTAACAGGGAATGCCATAAACTGAGCAGTGAACAGGAAGAAAGGGATTACAGTGAAGAAGACATCTCTTTTTTTATCAGGAACAAATCAGATGCCCAGGCAATAATACGATCTACCATCCAGACAACAATACTTCTGGCACTATATGAGGAGATGAAATCCAGGTACCTGTTAAGGGAGATTACCGGAAGTTCCTCTGTGGCATTATCACCTAAAATAGCATGGTTAAAAGAGAAAGGACTCATTGATGAGAAGGATCATGAATACTGCCTCACAAAAAAGGGCAGAATTGTAGCAGTACATCTTGAGGAATATATTCTGACATCGGCAGTTATATACAGAAATGAAGACTTCTGGGCAGGGCACTCACTCGACTGGATGCCCGACTTTGCAAAGGACACATTGTACGAACTGATACATGCTGAAGTTCATTATAATTCTCCGGATGAGATAATAAGTAACGAAGAACTGAACAGCAGTCATCTTCTTGAGCCGAAATATCTTCACGGTGTTTCAGATTATTCACTCCATTCCCTTCCGTCAATATCATTTCCACGGATCTGCCGCCACCACAACTGTGAATTCGTTATTTCAGAAGATGAAGCAGAAGAGAGACCTGAATTGAGAGAACATATCAGGGATATTGATGAAAGATTAACATCTTTTGTAAAAATTCACATCTCAAAATTCCCACACACATTCAGTATTATAGTTACAGAAAAGTATTTTGAGATGAAATTAATGACAGACAACTGTAAATTTTTTGATTCTATAGAGTACCTTGTAAGCACTTCACCTGAAGCATGTATGTGGGGAGAGAGACTGTTTCAGTATTATAAAAATGCATCAGTACCGTATATAATAAACACAGAAAATTCTTCAGAGTAA